In Necator americanus strain Aroian chromosome IV, whole genome shotgun sequence, the following proteins share a genomic window:
- a CDS encoding hypothetical protein (NECATOR_CHRIV.G15633.T1): MAKDFHALQKGAVIQHISKASNLKGQLHEGSMESLATTIRFVTVYCRIISTELQQAALSRLLRYLCVPFAALQETRMRDRPVISIENYTTYCGDAEQSRWLRDSCEERLQEPGGKNMAQRRLDTPFYDCRIAEDVNSRS; encoded by the coding sequence atggcgaaagatttccatgcattgcaaaaaggtgctgtcatCCAGCACATCTCCAAAGCCtctaacctgaaaggtcaactgcatgaagggagcatggaatctttggcaacaaccattcgtttcgtcacggtGTACTGCCGAATAATATCAAccgaactccaacaagccgctctatccagacttctgcgatatctctgtgtgccttttgctgcactgcaggaaacacgcatgagagatcggccggtcatcagcatcgaaaattacaccacatactgcggcgatgctgaacaaagtaggtggctgcgcgatagctgtgaggaacgactacaagaacctggtggaaaAAATATGGCTCAACGTCGTTTAGAtacgcctttctacgactgcagGATCGCAGAGGATGTAAACTCtagatcgtaa
- a CDS encoding hypothetical protein (NECATOR_CHRIV.G15634.T1), with product MSKIPSQQMIIVGIDANTKMKLEQQSDVLGKWYYPAERTSDNGDRLVDLCEQTGLIFASTFKRNHRRHQLTWQGSTLLMPEEQRKRKMRTAKLQLDYILARNIPQSDNRKSRAVWVVAFDSDHRPILSFKIQFHKRNQRVPPQPKSDMAGLKDEECRTKFRQHVSIHAGVRTRAYNSVCVACSTGNLNQEEHLRRKLRRQLQQDRDNEWTSRAKEFEKAWDDKNPRKAYALLRQYSGKMKR from the coding sequence atgtctaaaataccaagccagcagatgatcattgtcggaatcgacgcaaatacGAAGATGaaactcgaacagcaatccgatgtgctaggaaaatggtattatccagcagaGCGCACGTccgacaacggtgaccgtctggtcgatttgtgcgaacagacgggcctcatattcgcttccacgtttaagaggaatcatcgacgccatcagctcacgtggcaggggtcaacccttttaatgCCTGAAGaacagcgcaagcggaagatgaggactgctaaacttcagctcgactacattctggcgaggaacattcctcagtcagataaccgaaaatctagagctgtttgggtcgtcgcgttcgactctgaccaccgtccaattctcagcttcaagatacagTTCCACAAGAGGAACCAAAGAGTTCCTCCTCAACCGAAATCCGACATGGCAGGCttaaaagacgaagaatgcagaacgaaattccgccaacatgtgtctattcatgctggagtacggaccagggcgtacaattctgtatgtgtcgcgtgCAGCACTGGTAACCTCAACCAGGAAGAACatcttagaaggaagttgcgtcgtcaactgcaacaagaccgcgataacgagtggacgtcaagagcaaaggagtttgaaaaggcgtgggatgacaagaacccgcggaaagcctatgctttactaagacagtatagcggcaaaatgaaaagatga
- a CDS encoding hypothetical protein (NECATOR_CHRIV.G15634.T2) — protein MIIVGIDANTKMKLEQQSDVLGKWYYPAERTSDNGDRLVDLCEQTGLIFASTFKRNHRRHQLTWQGSTLLMPEEQRKRKMRTAKLQLDYILARNIPQSDNRKSRAVWVVAFDSDHRPILSFKIQFHKRNQRVPPQPKSDMAGLKDEECRTKFRQHVSIHAGVRTRAYNSVCVACSTGNLNQEEHLRRKLRRQLQQDRDNEWTSRAKEFEKAWDDKNPRKAYALLRQYSGKMKR, from the coding sequence atgatcattgtcggaatcgacgcaaatacGAAGATGaaactcgaacagcaatccgatgtgctaggaaaatggtattatccagcagaGCGCACGTccgacaacggtgaccgtctggtcgatttgtgcgaacagacgggcctcatattcgcttccacgtttaagaggaatcatcgacgccatcagctcacgtggcaggggtcaacccttttaatgCCTGAAGaacagcgcaagcggaagatgaggactgctaaacttcagctcgactacattctggcgaggaacattcctcagtcagataaccgaaaatctagagctgtttgggtcgtcgcgttcgactctgaccaccgtccaattctcagcttcaagatacagTTCCACAAGAGGAACCAAAGAGTTCCTCCTCAACCGAAATCCGACATGGCAGGCttaaaagacgaagaatgcagaacgaaattccgccaacatgtgtctattcatgctggagtacggaccagggcgtacaattctgtatgtgtcgcgtgCAGCACTGGTAACCTCAACCAGGAAGAACatcttagaaggaagttgcgtcgtcaactgcaacaagaccgcgataacgagtggacgtcaagagcaaaggagtttgaaaaggcgtgggatgacaagaacccgcggaaagcctatgctttactaagacagtatagcggcaaaatgaaaagatga
- a CDS encoding hypothetical protein (NECATOR_CHRIV.G15635.T1), translated as MYNTVVTGIRQRVVAGPFLFNFAIDDIMRRTVDQCPADIILAPSGHPLSDLEYADDFVIFAESGTKLQHVVILVLKLAAAYVLRLRPDKCEHMWISSRPRTGISVDGQPIELVDEFCYLGSTLKNNGSYERDVQQRCVKATSTFNSLTRCLLSTPITNGVKLRIYLSAIRPIMMHGSETWAAPSTVMERLDCTERKLLRRLLGYFWPSVCHNEDLYAEFDVVYRQMTRGRYQHLVPPSKVAKVNRLPFFGHILRTPADRLVQRVLRSLSGS; from the coding sequence ATGTACAACACTGTGGTAACTGGAATAAGACAGAGGgtagtggcaggacccttcctgttcaattttgccatcgacgacattatgcgaagaacagtagatcagtgtcctgccgatatcattctagcaccatcaggacacCCTTTGagtgatctcgagtacgctgacgattttgttatattcgcagaaagcggtacgaaacttcaacatgttgtcatcCTTGTAttgaagctggctgcagcctatgtactacgtctacgccctgataagtGTGAGCatatgtggatctcttcgagacctcgaacgggaatcagtgtggacggacaaccgatagaactcgttgatgagttctgttacctgggctctACGCttaagaacaacggcagctacgagagagatgttcagcaaagatgcgttaAGGCCACTTCtacatttaactccttaacgagaTGCCTGttgtcgacccccatcaccaacggagtcaagctgcgaatctacctatccgcaattcgccccatcatgatgcacggatcggagacttgggcagcaccatcaacggttatggagaggcttgactgcacagaacgaaagctgcttagacggctacttggctacttttggcctagtgtatgtcacaatgaagatctttacgcagaatttgatgtggtataccggcagatgacacgtggaagatatcaacatcttgtaccgccatcgaaagtggctaaagtaaatcgtcttcccttctttggtcatatattgaGGACACCGGcggatcgccttgttcaacgagttctgaggagtttgtcgggttcatga